A region of the Arthrobacter sp. FW306-07-I genome:
GACTGGCCGCATGGTAACTGTGGACCTTCCAATCTCCCGGCTGGCCGAGGATTCCCTGGAACGAAGCCGTCCCTACTTGGACCCCGATCGGGTGTCGTATTACCTGCAGCACCTCGACGAGTCACTGCCTGTCGTAGTCTTCGACGTCGAGGGTGTGCTGCTACTGGCGGACGGCCATCACCGGGTAGCTGCTGCGCAGAAGCTGGGACGCACGAGAGTGAAAGCTGAGCTCCGAAAAGGGCAACGAGGCGAAGCGCTTCAGTTCGCCATCGATCACGCCAAAGAGCAACGCGGCATCAGCACCGAACAGGTACTCGACGCCATCGCCGGACGGGGACGACCAGTCCAGTGAGGTAAGAGAAGCACCGTCCCCTGGAAACGCTGCTGGGATCAATATGGATTGTCACAGATGACCTGATGGCCCAATCCACTGACTTTTCTGGCCGGCGCAGAGCGGGGGCCTGAACTTGTCGTTAAGGAAGCTCTGCGCCGTCTTCCAATACCCGGGCAATGGCGAGGTCTGGCCGGCTCCTGGTTACCGGGATTCCCAGCGGAACCACCGGATTCCGACGAAGGAAAACACGACGATGTATCCGGCGCAGGCCAGCAGCGAGAAGCCGTCCTGATCGTTCCAAGCCACATTGTTCAGCGCGTCGGAGAAGAGCGTCATAAGGGCACCGATCGGTGACCACTGTGCGATGACTTTGATGGTGTCGCCCAGGATCCCGGTTCCGCCAAGGAGGCCCAGGAGTATCAGGATGATGAAAAGGACCCGGCCGATGGCGTTGATGGCGGCAGTGGATTTCACCAAGGCAACGAGTGCCTGGCCGATAGAGAGGAACATTGCTGCGCCGAGGACGGCGACGGCGATAACGAGGGCATACTGGCCGATGCTGAGTGAGAGCCCGTGCAGGATGGTCCCGACAATGACGACGATGACCGAGGCGACGAGGTTGGAGGTTATCTGCACGAGGAGCCTGCTGGCCATGATCATCCAGGTGGGCGCTGGGGTGACGCGAAGCCGTTGCAGCACACCGACTTCACGGTCGTGCGCCAGGGTCAGGCTGTAGCCCAGCAGGCAGGACGTGACCAGGCCGAGGGTCAGTGCCAGGCCGAGGACGGCTTCGGGGCTGCCGAGCCGCGGCTGGGCTTTGCCGAAGGTCGTGGCCACCAGGATCACGATCGGCAGGAGAACACTGAGCACTGTCGAGACCCTGCTGCGCAGCAGCACTGCGGCGTCCGCGCGAAGCAGGGACCGCATCGCAAGGCCCATCCGTCCGCGCCCTGTACTGGTACTTGTCTCAGTCATGGAACTCACTTCCCGTCAGTCCAATGAAAACGTCTTCGAGGGTGACCGGGCCGCGTGCTACGGCCAGCACCTCGGGATCATCCTTATGTTTGGTGATCAGCTGGGCGGGTGTCCCTACCGTGAGCAGCGTCCCGTGGTCGATGATCGCCACCCGGTCACACACAGCCTGGGCTTCCTCCATGGAATGGGTGGTGAGCAGGATGCTGCTGCCGTCACCGCGCAGCCGGTCGATCCGGCCCCACAATGCGCGCCGGGATTGCGGGTCCAGCCCTGCGGTTGGTTCGTCCAGCAGGAGCAGCAGGGGGTTGTGGAGGGACGCGATGAAGAGCGCGAGTCGTTGTTGCTGGCCACCGGAGAGCTGTTTGAACCTTTTACCGAGTTCCTCGCCGAGTCCGATGCTGGTCATGCTCTCGCTGATCTGCTCCCTCGAGAGTTCCACCCCGTACAGGCCCCCGTAGAGTTTCACGATCTGCCCGATGCCCAGTTCGTCCTGGAAGCTGGAGGACTGTAACTGCACACCGAGCAGGGATTTCACCTCTGAAGGATGCTGTTGAACATCCATTCCGTTGACGCGTACGCGGCCGGATGCAGGCTTGATCAATCCTTCCAGGGCGCTGAGAGTGCTCGTCTTCCCGGCACCATTGGGGCCGAGCAGACCGAAGATCTCTCCCCGGAGAATGCCAAAGGTCAGACCGTCCACGGCCGTTCGAGTCCCGTAAACGACGCGCAGGTTGCTGACCTCCAACAACGGTGGCGCTGGCGGCTCATTCACGTTAGTCATCTGCACGAATCCCCTCCACGCGACCCCGAGCAGGTCGCGGTGGCTCCAGCCTAAAGGGAGAAACTGAAAGTAACCCCGAACCCGTGAGCACGGCGCCGGCGCCTCACCGCGCCCCGCTCGGAGATGTCAGTGACTCAGCGGTGCCATCGCTGTATCAAACAATCCCCCGCTGGTAAGGGTCCCTGGTTCACGTTCAACGCCCTGATGGTCACAGGGTACACACGATTCACCAGAGCTAGAGGTTGTGTTGGTCCTCCAGTGGGTAGCCGCGGAGGGGGCGCCAGTATCCCGGACCGCCGCTGCGTCGTCCTCTGTCCAAGGCTGGCCTGAACGCGTACAGGCTGGGAAGCGTATAGCGAACGATGGGCGGGAGGCACCGCCCGGCCCATAGAGCGTCTTCCCGTCCAGGAAGGTTGTCTACCGCACATCAGGTCTAGCTCCCACATGTGGAATATTCGTGCAATAAGCCGGGTCTTTGGACCATAGCTGGCAGCCGCCCGAGTAGTCAGGCTTTCGGTATGCCGTATTTACTCGAATACCTAACAGAGGTTAGTGCGGGTTGCTTCACGGTGGACGGCCTGGACTTCAATCACGCGCTTGCCAAGGCAAAAGACGCGTTGCGGGGTCTGGAATGCATCAGCGCAGCTTTGCTCTTCTCACCTGACCCCAAACCCACCTTCGGTAAGGGCTCAGTCATCGCAGCCTTCACAAAAGACGGAGGCTGGCGCTTCCACGACGAGCAACCGGACTAGCTCCGAAGAAGGACCGTTACGGGCGTTCTTGCTCCGAAGAGCGCCAATACATCGTGAACTGGGGGTCCGTTCCTTCGATGGGCAGAGGTAAAACCCGCGTCGGGGGCTTCGTTGATCACCGGTAGCTGCCCGCTGCCGACGGCATCAGCGTCTTGCCCCTTGAGCCAGGTCTGCCATCGGTCCAGCACCGCTGCGTTTCCTCCTCGACGATGTCTTGCCCGGTTCCGACGAGGTGCAGAAGGCCGGCAGCCCGGACAGCCGGCCTTCGGTTACTGATTCTTTGATCGCGGCCTCAGTGTCTGCGGATCCACCAGCACTCCCGTGCAGACGACTTTGGACATTGTGCAGACGACTTCGGAAACTGACACGCGAAATGAAGAAAATGCGCTCATATCGTTGGTCAAAACTGGTTTCCGAAATGAAGCTTGGTCAAAACTTAGCAGGGAGGCTTTTTGACGTGTCTGTGAACCTAATTGGGTATGCGAGGGTAAGTACCCGCGGGCAGTCGCTGGATTCCCAAGTGGATGCACTCGTCGCCACAGGGGCAGTGCGCGTGTTTCAGGAGTACGCGTCCGGCGCCACCCAGGCAAGGATGCGCTGGAAGGAATGCCTTGATTATCTACAGCCCGGGAACGTCCTGGCAGTCACTGATCTAACGAGGCTGGGCCGTAGCACTGCGGACTTGGCCGATATCGTAACGGTATTAGGACAGCGGGGGATAGGTTTCCGCTCTCTAGCTGAACCATGGCTCGATACGACGAGCGCACACGGCAAGCTCATTTTTGACATGTTCGCCTCCCTGGCTGAATACGAGCGGTCCCGGCTTTCCGAACGGACGAAGGCCGGTCTAGCGGCGGCCAAAGCACGAGGGCGACTTGGCGGCCGCCCTCGAACGATGACTCCTTCGAAAACGGAGGCTGCTCGGCAACTGCGCAGCCAGGGAAAGACTCTCAATGAGACCGCGCAGATACTCAGCGTCAGCGTCTCTTCATTAACTCGTGCCCTCAGCCGCTCGGATATCGTCGAGGTGCTCCACTAGTTCCCGGTGGCCCTCCTGTATAAGGCGCTCTGTGTCTTCGAGGGTGAGATGGTCGATATGCCATCCAAGTAGGCGCCGGCGGATATCGAGCATCGCATCTACAGCGTGCCCCCGGTCGGGAGCATGAGCAGCGTCTTCAACGTAACTTCGACATGTATCGGCCAAGTGGTCTGCAGAGCACCGGGTAGAGAGTCGGAATAGGGAGCGTGCTACAGCAGCAGTGGTGGGGTTCTTCTCGCTCCGGACATCCTCCATGTATTGGTCAATGGCGTCACTGATGGCTTCGATGGTCTCGCCTCGGACAGCACGCGCTGACGCTCCGTTATCCTCGAGGCGTTTTTCGTGTTCATACTGGCGGCTCTCATGGCGCTCAGCTGCGTGAGCACGAATTTGTTGACGCCCAGCTTTGAGCGTCACTTGAGCAGTAACGAGTGCTATTCCAAGGGGCATCGCGACGGTTTTAAGAATGTCGACGAGTGAGGCGAGCAGTTCCATTGCTCGATGCTCTCGTACCGGGTGCTTGCAGATGCTTCAACGCGCCGTCGGCACTCAGCACAGGCAGAACTGCGACGCCAGGGACTCCTGAAGGTTTGATTGACACTTTGCCTGTGAGGATTTGATCCTTGCTGGTGAAAGGATGTTCATCATGCCCAAAGCCTTTCCCGAAGAGTTCCGCCGCGATGTCATCGCGGTCGCCCGCAAGGGCGAAGCGCCCATCACCCAGATCGCCAAGGACTTCGGTGTCTCGCCCGCTGCACTGCACCGCTGGATGAAGATCGCCGACAGAGAAGATGGGGTGAAGTCCGGGGCCGTGTCCGATGACGCCGCGAAGTTGCGGGAGGCCAACAAACGCATCCGGCTCCTGGAACAGGAAGCCGAAGTCATGCGCCGTGCCGTGGCCTACCTGTCCCGGGACATCAATCCAAAAAAATGATGTACCCGCTGGTCCGCGAGCTGGCTGCCAGGGACGCCCCGATCAGGGTCCCCGTGGCAGTGTCCTGCCGGGTACTGAATTTCTCCAGACAGGCCTACTACCAGTGGGCCGCCAACCCCGTCCCCACCCGGGACTGGGAGGAAGCCCACCTGATCAACGCCGCCCACGACCACCACCGCGACGATCCTGCCTTCGGCTACCGGTTCATCGCCGATGAGATCAACGCCGGACCCCATCCCGTGGCCAGCGAACGCCGGATCTGGCGGCTGTGCTCCCAGAACGGCATCCTCTCGGTGATCCACCGCCGGCGCCGGTCAGGGCTCAAGGCCGGCCCTCCGGTCCACGATGACCTCATCGAACGGGACTTCAGTGCCACGGCACCGAACCGGAAATGGCTCACGGACATCACCGAGCACCACACCGCGGAGGGCAAGCTGTACCTGTGCGCGATCAAGGACCTGCATTCGAACCGGATCGTCGGGTACTCGATGGACGGGAGGATGAAAGCGTCCCTGGCCGTCGCCGCCCTGGACCACGCTGTGGCCCTGAGGAAACCGGCCGGCACGGTAGTCCACTCGGACAGAGGGTCCCAGGGCGTATTCAACCGGTCGAAGCAACAGTTGCTATTGGGACTGAGCTTAGCTGGTCCGCGAAGGCTTCCGCTGGAGTGCGCCATCCTAAGACGCCGCGCGGCCGGTTGTTGATGATGTCGGCGACAGCTTGGATCTCTGGAGTGCTCCAGCGAGAGATGTCGGTGCCTTTCGGGAAGTACTGCCGAAGTAGCCCGTTGAGATGTTCATTGCTCCCGCGCTGCCACGGGCTCTTCGCATCGGCAAAATAGACCGGCAACCCGATTTCCTGCGTCAGAAGGGCGTGCGCGGACATCTCCTTCCCACGGTCCCACGTCAGGGAGCGGCGCAGATCCGCCGGCAGCACCTCGAAGGTCCGGACGAGTGCGTTCTTCATCGTGACCGCCCCGTAGCCAGCCAATGCAGGCCCATTCTTTGTCGGCTTGACCAGGCCGTAACCCTTCTGCCGAGGCAGATGAACGAGCATGGCGAAACGCGTCGTGCGGTCGATCAGAGTCGCGATCGCTGACCGGTTGAGACCGATGATGAGATCTCCTTCCCAGTGGCCTGCGACTTTCCGCTCGTCGGCTTCGGCGGGTCTCTTCTTCAAGGTTGTGGCGTCGGTGACATGCGCCCAGGCTTGCTGACGTGTTCGCGCTCTTGGTGTGCGTTTCGTGCGCCCCCGGCGCAGGTGCCACGCCTGCTGCCTGGTCAGTCCGCCCCGGCCCGGAACGTAAAGGGCTTGGTAGATCGCTTCGTGCGAGATCCGCATCGTTGGATCATCCGGGAACTCGACCGGCAGACGTTTCGCGATCTGCTGAGGGCTCCACCCCCTCACCCATTCGCGGTCCTCCCTATGCGGTTTGTTCTTCCCGTCCCAGACCGGGCCGACCGGCCCCAAACGTTCTCCTCCGCCGGCTCTGACGTGTCCGCTGAGCTTGTCGTTGACGTAATCGCGGAGGCCCTCGTTCGTGATCAGCTTCGCGGTCTTTGGACGGCGGGCTCGTCGTTCGGCATGCCACTGCGCCGTCGAGGCCTTGTAGTCCAAGCGGTACGTTCTCGTCGACGCGTTCCGACGCAGCTCCCGCGAGATCGTAGAGGGGCTTCGCCCCAGCCGGCGAGCGATCTCCCGCACCCCGCAGTCTTGCGCACGCCACAGTGCGATGTCCTCACGGTCGTTCGAGGACAGATACCGCCCGGACAGTGTCGGGGCCAGCTGAGGATTCACACCGCCAGCGTGCAGGAACCAGCGATGCGCCACCGGTTCTGACACGCCTGCCGCAACGCCGGCGTCCCGGGTCTTCGCACCAGAGGCGATCGCGACCCAGAACCGCACCCTGTCCTCGCGCCAAGCCACCGACGGCCGACCCGGCGAAGGGATCTGCCCCCTATACGCCCGTACCTGCTTCTGACGATTGCGAACCGACATCCAACACCTCCGTGACCAGGTGTTGCTTCGACCGGTTGAATACGCCCAGTTCAGATCCAGAAAGTTCGTCTTGGCGCTGAACACCTACGGCCTGCACGGATCGATGGGCCGGGTAGGGGCCTGCGGTGACAATGCTGCGATGGAATCGTTCTTCTCCCTGCTTCAGAAGAACGTCCTGAACCGGAAACGATGGGAAACCCGGGCCGAGCTCCGGCTGGCCATCACGACCTGGATCGAGCGCAGCTACCACCGAAAACGCCGTCAACGCGCCCTCGGACGGCTGACACCCATCGAGTTTGAGACAATAAAAAACGCGGCCTTAGCCGCGTAAGAAAATATCAACCCCAGCTGTCAACTAAACATTCAGCAGTCCCGAATTCCGTTTTATAGACAGTGGTTCTTCATGTTCTCAGATCCCACCCTGACAGTCGGAGGAGCAGAAGATCCGAGTGGGTAGTAGTCGTAATAGCCCAACGAATGTTGGTTTTTGATGAATTGACCTGGCAAGGGGTGGCTGTGTCACATGTTGGGACCGGGCGGGCGTCTGAAACAAGCCATGGCTCCGCTCACGCGCGGAGTCCTCCCTTGTCAGACGCCCGGGACGTCAGCTTGGGGTGTAGTCGAGCCTGACGGTAATCCAAAAGGGGCGGTGCCCGTTAAAGGCTGCTGTCAGGATCTGCACAATTCCGTAGCTGTGCGTGGGGGTCGGGCGTGGGGCCGCACCTGCTTCCACTCATTCTGCACATGTGGAATACCGGCAAGGCCGCGCAGCAGGCCGTCGACGCGGTCCGCAGGGCGTGCGCCACCCTTTACCGCTACCTCATCAAGTACGGCGTCGGGGAGCCCCCGGCTGCCAGAATAGAGCCCTCCCGGGGAAGGGTCGCAACACATTGATAAATGGGCACTCCGGGCCCGCGATTGAGCCGTCGCCGCCTCGTAAAGCAGCAGGGTCCTAGCCTCCTCCCCCCAAAGATGGGCTAGGACCCTGCATTGGTCTCCTAAGTACTCAGGAGCGCTCTCACGAACAGGTTGACGGTCGCCCTAGGTAAGGGTGTTGACCAGCGTGCCGATTCCTTCGATTTTGACCTGGATCTCGTCGCCGGGTGCCAGCCATTTCTGGCTTTCCTGCGGGTAGCCCAGGATGACGCCGTCCGGGGTGCCGGTGAAGATGACGTCCCCTGGCTCCAAGGTCATGTATTTGGAGATGTAGCTGATCAGGTAGGCGCAGTTGAAGATCATGTCTTTGGTGTTGGCTGACTGGCGGACCTCACCGTTGACCGTGCATGAGATTGCCAGGTTCGCCGGGTCGAGCTCGTCCCGGGTCACGAGGATTGGCCCGATGGGGGCGAATCCGTCGGAGGACTTTCCGAGCATCCACTGTCCGGTGCGGAACTGGAGGTCCCTGGCTGAGAGGTCGTTTCCGATGGTGTATCCGAAGACGTAGTCAAGGGCCTCGTCCTCGGAGACGTTGCTGGCCCGCTTTCCGATGACTGCGACCAGTTCGGCTTCGTAGTCGAACTGTGTTGCCCCTGCGGGCAGGCGAACGGGTTTTTTGTGTCCGGTGAGTGCGTTGTTGTACTTGTTGAACAGGATCGGAGATTTCGGGATCTCCATCTTTGACTCCGCTGCGTGGTCGATGTAGTTCAGGCCGACGCAGATGATCTTCTGCGGCTGAAGGACCGCGGGGGCGAAACGTGTCTCCTCTTCGGAAGTAAAGAGCTCGTCTACGCCGCTGGTCTTGTCGTAAAGGTTCTTGATCCGTTCGAGGCCGGAATCTCCCTGCGCGATGAGTTCTTGGACGTCTCCGGGGACCTGCTCGCTCAGCTTTGCTGCTGCACGGGGGATGCTGAAGATGCCCCGGTCTGTTTTCAGTCCCAGGACTGGGCGGTCGTCTTCATAGAAATGAAGCAAATGCATGGTGTGTCCTTTCAGGCAGTGGGGAGGTTGTTGATCAGGTCCTCGCCGACGTGGGCTTTCCTTGCCAGCGCCATGAGACCTTCGGTGACGGATGCGGGGAGGCTGATTCCGTCCTGGGTGTTTTTGTCTTTGACGCGTAGCTCGATCTCGCCCGGCATGCGGATCGCGTCGCTGCCGGGTGCCAGGGCTGAGTTCTTGATCTGGTCGATGTAGCGGTCCACGGATGCTTTGAAGATCTGCGGGTCCAGGAAGGCGGAGACCTTGATCGCCATGAAGAAGTGGCTGATCCTGTTGGGGCTTTCGAGCTCCTGGTACATGGAGTGGATGTCGGTGCCGAATTCCCCGCCGCTCAGGAGTGCGGAGAGGACCTCAACAATGATTGCCAGTCCGTAGCCCTTCGGTCCGCCGACGGGGAACAGGGAGCCGCCGTTGATGACTTCGTCGGGAACTGTGGTCGGCTGGCCGCTGCTGTCCACGCCCCAGCCCTCGGGGATCGCTTCGCCTTTGCTCTTGGCGTTGAGGATCTTTCCGAGGGGGACCACGCTGGTGGCCATGTCCACCACAATCGGCCGATGGGTCAGGGCGGGGACAACCACGGAGAGCGGGTTGTTGCCGATCCTGGCTTCCGCTCCGCCCGGCGCGGGCATGAGCGGTTCGACGTTGCTCACGGTGATGCCGATCAAGTCGTGTTCCGCCAGTTGGGCGGCCCAGTAGGCCGCTGCGCCGAAGTGGTTGCTGTTACGGACGCTGACGGCTGCGAGCGGGGTGTCCTTCGTCTTGGCGAGCAGGATGTCCACGGCGCGCTGCGATACGACCTGTCCGAAGCCGTTGTCGCCGTCGAGGACCGCGGTCGCGGGTGTCTCACTGAGTGTCTTCAGCTGCGGCGTCGGGTTCATGACGCGATTGTTGAGGCGCTGCAGGTATGTCTCCATGCGGAGGACACCGTGGCTGCTTACGCCGCGGAGGTCTGCGTCGACGAGGGAGTCGGCGACGATCCGCGCGTCCGCATGGGGCAGTCCGTTTTTGTGGAGGATGCTTGCGGTAAGTTCCAGGAGGTCGGCGGCCTGGATGGTATGGGATGCGGTCACTGGAGTGCTCCTTCAGTGTTGGAGGTGGTTGCGCGTTCGGGGGTGAATTCGTTGCGTTCTTTGAGCAGCACCAGGTAGATCACCGCTGCTGCTCCGCCGATCAGACCGGCGATCACGAGGGCCGAGATGAAGCTGCCGGTGACGGTGGCAATGAATCCGGTGAGGATGGGGGCGATCCATCCGGCGATGTTGCCGATGAAGTTCTGCATTCCGGCAAGGGTTCCGGAGGCTCCGTTGGGTGCGATCTCGGAGACGATGGCCCAGGATGCACCGTTGGAGAACATCATGCCTCCGAGTGAGGCTGCGATGAGAAGCACGGCGGAGAGCTGGTCGCTTACGAAGGCTGCCGGGATGATGGCCAGGGAGATGATCATACCGGTGGCCATGACCCGGCGCCGGGCGCGGACCGCGGAGAGTCCGTTTTTGATCATGCGGTCTGACAGGTAGCCGCCGAGCAGGGCGCCGATGGAGGCGCAGACCCACGGCAGGATGGCGTAGAAGCCTGCGGTGATGAGGGTCATTTTCCGCTCGGTGACGAGGTACACCGGTAGCCAGGTCAGCATGAGGTAGAGCAGGTAGTC
Encoded here:
- a CDS encoding Ldh family oxidoreductase, translated to MTASHTIQAADLLELTASILHKNGLPHADARIVADSLVDADLRGVSSHGVLRMETYLQRLNNRVMNPTPQLKTLSETPATAVLDGDNGFGQVVSQRAVDILLAKTKDTPLAAVSVRNSNHFGAAAYWAAQLAEHDLIGITVSNVEPLMPAPGGAEARIGNNPLSVVVPALTHRPIVVDMATSVVPLGKILNAKSKGEAIPEGWGVDSSGQPTTVPDEVINGGSLFPVGGPKGYGLAIIVEVLSALLSGGEFGTDIHSMYQELESPNRISHFFMAIKVSAFLDPQIFKASVDRYIDQIKNSALAPGSDAIRMPGEIELRVKDKNTQDGISLPASVTEGLMALARKAHVGEDLINNLPTA
- a CDS encoding fumarylacetoacetate hydrolase family protein, with protein sequence MHLLHFYEDDRPVLGLKTDRGIFSIPRAAAKLSEQVPGDVQELIAQGDSGLERIKNLYDKTSGVDELFTSEEETRFAPAVLQPQKIICVGLNYIDHAAESKMEIPKSPILFNKYNNALTGHKKPVRLPAGATQFDYEAELVAVIGKRASNVSEDEALDYVFGYTIGNDLSARDLQFRTGQWMLGKSSDGFAPIGPILVTRDELDPANLAISCTVNGEVRQSANTKDMIFNCAYLISYISKYMTLEPGDVIFTGTPDGVILGYPQESQKWLAPGDEIQVKIEGIGTLVNTLT
- a CDS encoding ABC transporter ATP-binding protein produces the protein MTNVNEPPAPPLLEVSNLRVVYGTRTAVDGLTFGILRGEIFGLLGPNGAGKTSTLSALEGLIKPASGRVRVNGMDVQQHPSEVKSLLGVQLQSSSFQDELGIGQIVKLYGGLYGVELSREQISESMTSIGLGEELGKRFKQLSGGQQQRLALFIASLHNPLLLLLDEPTAGLDPQSRRALWGRIDRLRGDGSSILLTTHSMEEAQAVCDRVAIIDHGTLLTVGTPAQLITKHKDDPEVLAVARGPVTLEDVFIGLTGSEFHD
- a CDS encoding ParB N-terminal domain-containing protein, which gives rise to MVTVDLPISRLAEDSLERSRPYLDPDRVSYYLQHLDESLPVVVFDVEGVLLLADGHHRVAAAQKLGRTRVKAELRKGQRGEALQFAIDHAKEQRGISTEQVLDAIAGRGRPVQ
- a CDS encoding IS30 family transposase produces the protein MSVRNRQKQVRAYRGQIPSPGRPSVAWREDRVRFWVAIASGAKTRDAGVAAGVSEPVAHRWFLHAGGVNPQLAPTLSGRYLSSNDREDIALWRAQDCGVREIARRLGRSPSTISRELRRNASTRTYRLDYKASTAQWHAERRARRPKTAKLITNEGLRDYVNDKLSGHVRAGGGERLGPVGPVWDGKNKPHREDREWVRGWSPQQIAKRLPVEFPDDPTMRISHEAIYQALYVPGRGGLTRQQAWHLRRGRTKRTPRARTRQQAWAHVTDATTLKKRPAEADERKVAGHWEGDLIIGLNRSAIATLIDRTTRFAMLVHLPRQKGYGLVKPTKNGPALAGYGAVTMKNALVRTFEVLPADLRRSLTWDRGKEMSAHALLTQEIGLPVYFADAKSPWQRGSNEHLNGLLRQYFPKGTDISRWSTPEIQAVADIINNRPRGVLGWRTPAEAFADQLSSVPIATVASTG
- a CDS encoding recombinase family protein — protein: MSVNLIGYARVSTRGQSLDSQVDALVATGAVRVFQEYASGATQARMRWKECLDYLQPGNVLAVTDLTRLGRSTADLADIVTVLGQRGIGFRSLAEPWLDTTSAHGKLIFDMFASLAEYERSRLSERTKAGLAAAKARGRLGGRPRTMTPSKTEAARQLRSQGKTLNETAQILSVSVSSLTRALSRSDIVEVLH
- a CDS encoding ABC transporter permease, whose protein sequence is MTETSTSTGRGRMGLAMRSLLRADAAVLLRSRVSTVLSVLLPIVILVATTFGKAQPRLGSPEAVLGLALTLGLVTSCLLGYSLTLAHDREVGVLQRLRVTPAPTWMIMASRLLVQITSNLVASVIVVIVGTILHGLSLSIGQYALVIAVAVLGAAMFLSIGQALVALVKSTAAINAIGRVLFIILILLGLLGGTGILGDTIKVIAQWSPIGALMTLFSDALNNVAWNDQDGFSLLACAGYIVVFSFVGIRWFRWESR